One window from the genome of Acidimicrobiales bacterium encodes:
- a CDS encoding ABC transporter ATP-binding protein, whose protein sequence is MDGVSFDLEPGESIGIVGESGSGKTVTAKALMNLLPSYAQIEGTVTFDGRDVFAMAARREKHFWGVEMTMIFQDPMTSLNPVKKIGEQIAESLRVHLSRGRREALVEAGDLLEQVGIPEAGKRLTQYPHELSGGLRQRVVIAMALACGPRLLIADEPTTALDVTVQKHILDLLDDLRRDRGMSMILITHDLGVVKGRADEIMVMYAGHTVEEAPTDTLFAEMRHPYTEALLETIPKIDTPSHTRLVPIPGRPPEVIEILDGCPFAPRCRYSTIRCLTDRPGLSSQGAGHTCACHAPVGTPLGSEARAANESAGITAAGLDMAEFKVQTGATLGVGD, encoded by the coding sequence GTGGACGGTGTGTCCTTCGACCTCGAGCCCGGCGAGTCGATCGGCATCGTGGGCGAGTCCGGCTCGGGGAAGACGGTCACCGCCAAGGCCCTCATGAACCTTCTGCCCTCCTACGCACAGATCGAAGGAACGGTCACTTTCGACGGACGAGATGTGTTTGCCATGGCTGCTAGAAGAGAGAAGCATTTCTGGGGGGTTGAGATGACCATGATCTTCCAAGACCCCATGACGTCCCTCAACCCGGTCAAGAAAATCGGCGAACAGATTGCCGAGTCCCTGCGAGTCCACCTATCTCGGGGGCGGCGGGAAGCTTTGGTTGAAGCCGGCGATTTGCTTGAGCAGGTCGGCATCCCTGAAGCCGGCAAGCGCCTCACCCAGTATCCGCATGAACTCTCAGGTGGGTTACGCCAACGGGTGGTGATCGCCATGGCTCTGGCCTGTGGACCCCGTCTGCTGATCGCCGATGAACCCACCACGGCGCTCGACGTCACAGTCCAGAAGCACATCCTCGACCTTCTAGACGACCTCCGCAGAGACCGCGGCATGTCCATGATCCTCATCACGCACGACCTTGGAGTGGTCAAGGGCCGGGCCGATGAGATCATGGTCATGTACGCCGGCCACACCGTGGAGGAGGCCCCCACAGACACCCTGTTTGCCGAGATGCGCCACCCCTATACCGAGGCGCTTTTGGAGACCATCCCCAAAATTGATACGCCTAGCCACACCCGACTGGTTCCTATCCCAGGACGGCCCCCTGAGGTGATCGAGATACTCGACGGGTGCCCGTTCGCTCCGCGATGCCGGTATTCGACCATCAGGTGTCTTACTGACAGACCGGGTCTCAGCTCTCAGGGGGCAGGTCACACGTGCGCCTGCCACGCCCCGGTCGGCACCCCGTTGGGCAGCGA